Sequence from the Kribbella aluminosa genome:
GCACCAACCTGCAGACCGCCGGTGCCGCCCTCGGCCGCGAGCGCCCGTCGGCGCTGAACCGGCTGATGATGAGCTACAACCCGCTGCCCAAGCAGGACGTGCAGACCGGCACCGAGCCGCTGCTCTTCGCGGCCGCCGACCCCGCGGCCAAGTCGGGGGAGTACTACGGCCCCGACGGCCTCTTCGGACTGGTCGGCAAGACCACGCTGGTCCGCAACCCGAAGACCGCCACCGACCCGGCCACCAACGCCCGCCTGTGGCAGGTCTCCGAGACCCTGACGGGAGTCGCGTTGCCCTCTATGCTGCGGAAGTGAGCGAGTGGTCCAGTGGGGGAATCTACGAGTCGTACGTCGGCCGGTGGAGCCGTCTCGTCGCAGCCGAGTTCATCGGCTGGCTGAAGCAGCCGCCGGGGCAGCGCTGGCTGGACGTCGGCTGCGGTACCGGCGCGCTGACCAGCACGATCCTCGGTACGGCGGATCCGGCGGCGGTGCTCGGCGTCGACCCGTCGGAGGGGTTCGTCGAGTACGCGCGGCAGACCGTCGACGATCCGCGGGTCGCGTTCGAGGTGCGGTCCGCGGCTGAGCTGCCGGACGGCCCGTACGACGTGGTGGTCGCCGGGCTGGTGCTGAACTTCGTACCGAAACGGGTCGAGGCGCTGCGCCGGATGCGCGACATCGGTACGACGGTCGCGGTCTACGTCTGGGACTACGCGGGCGGGATGCAGCTGATGCGGTACTTCTTCGACGCGATGGTCGAGGTCCGTCCGCAGGACCGTGAGGCCGACGAGGGGCGCCGGTTCGGGTTCTGTACGGCGGAGGGGCTCGAGCGGCTGTTCGGGGAGGCCGGGTTCGCGGAGGTGCGGACCCGGGAGATCGTCGTACCGACGGTGTTCGAGTCGTTCGACGACTACTGGCAGCCGTTCCTCGGCGGGCAGGGCGTCGCGCCGGCGTACCTCCGGGGTCTGGACGTCGCGGACCAGGAGGCGTTGCGGGACGCCGTACGGGAGCGGTTGCCGATCGGTGCGGACGGGTCGATCAGGCTGACGGCGCGGGCGTGGGCGGCCGTGGGTTGAGGTAGCCGGCATGTCAAAACCCGGCGCTCCGCTCCGTCTTGTTGGTGAGAGGAGAGCGCCGATGAAGTTCCTACTGATCCTGCAGGGTGCCGGTGACCCGCGGCTGCCGCGCGACGAGTTCGAGCGGGCCGCCGGCGACGCCGGAGAGCTGGTGTCCGGCGAACTGCTCGCAGATCCACAGCTGTCCGTCCAATTGCCGGCCGGCAAACCCTCCCGCATCGACGGGTACTACGTGGTCGACGTCGAGGACCGCGACCGCGCCGTCGAACTCGCCCGCCTGCTACCGGACGCGCGAGCCCGCGACCGCTCCGTCGAGATCCGCGCGCTGATGCATCCGGCAGCTGCTGATCTGTAGGCCCTGTCTGGTGGTCCAGCGCCTACTGCGGGGCGCTGGACCACCAGACAGGACCTAGACCCAATACCGTTCAGTTAAGATCACAGTGGTGTAGTTTGGGGGCATGCCACGTGGTGGATGGAAGAAGCCGGAGACCGGGCGGCGTCTGTCGGATCTGGTCTCTGTCGGTGTGCTGACGCGGGTGTTCCCGCCGGCGCTGGTCGATGAGGTGATCGCCGAGGTCGGCCGGACCGAGCAGCGGCATCGTTCGCTGCCTGCGCGGGTGATGGCCTATTTCTCGATCGGGATGGCGCTGTATTCCGAGGGTTCCTACGAGGACGTGCTCGCGCAGTTGACCGATGGGCTGTCGTGGGTATCGGGCTGGACCGAGACCTTTAGCCCGCCGAGCAAGTCCGCGATCTTCCAGGCCCGGGCGCGGTTGGGTGCTGAGCCGTTGGCGGCGCTTTTCGAGCGGGTCGCCAGACCGGTCGGGACGGACACGACGCCGGGGGTGTGGCTGGCCGGGCGGCGTCTGGTCGCGATCGACGGGATGTGTCTGGACGTCGCTGACACGCGCGCCAATCACGAGCACTTCGGCCGTCCGGGGGTCGACAAGGGCGAGCGGGCGGCGTTCCCTCAGGCCCGGGTGGTCGCGTTGGCCGAGTGCGGCACCCACGCGGTCTTCGCAGCCGAGATCGGCACCTACCCCGAGTCCGAGGCCGCTTTGGCCGAACGGCTCCTGGACAGGCTGGTGCCGGGGATGGTGCTGACCGCCGACCGCGGCTTCTTCTCCTACGCCTTGTGGCGCAAGGCGATCGCGGCCGGCGCCGACCTGTTGTGGCGGATCCGCACCGACAAGGCCGGACCCAAGCCGATCCACGTTGAGGATCTTCCCGACGGCTCCTGGCTGGCCCACCTGCGTCAGTCGCACACTGCCGCGGCGCGGCGCGAGGAGCCGATGCTGGTCCGGGTCATCGATTACACCATCGATGACGGCCGGGACAACCCCACCGCCTACAGGCTCTTCACCACCATGCTCGACCCCGACGAGGTGAGTGCGACCGATCTCGCCGCGGCGTATGCCCAGCGGTGGGAGATCGAGCTGACCTTCGATGAACTGAAGACCCATCAGCGCGGACCACGCACCGTGCTGCGCAGCAAGTCGCCCGACCTGGTCCTCCAAGAGATCTGGGGCCACCTGTGCTGTCACTACGCGATCCGCTCCCTGATGGCCGAGGCCGCAACCCATGCCGGGCACGATCCGGACCGGGTCAGTTTCGTTGCCGCGCTCAGGATCACCCGCCAGACCCTCGCCCACCCGGGCGCATTTTCCCCCTGACCAGCACGGCCGCGACAGCCCCGGCTGGCCGGACTTCCTGCGCCGCCTAATCCGCCGGCTCAACCCCACCCGACGACGACGCTCCGCGCCCCGCGTCATCAAACGCAAATACGTCAAATGGCACGTCAAACGCGCCCACCACATCAACTGGCCGCAACCACAACAACCACCGA
This genomic interval carries:
- a CDS encoding YciI family protein gives rise to the protein MKFLLILQGAGDPRLPRDEFERAAGDAGELVSGELLADPQLSVQLPAGKPSRIDGYYVVDVEDRDRAVELARLLPDARARDRSVEIRALMHPAAADL
- a CDS encoding IS4 family transposase, with product MPRGGWKKPETGRRLSDLVSVGVLTRVFPPALVDEVIAEVGRTEQRHRSLPARVMAYFSIGMALYSEGSYEDVLAQLTDGLSWVSGWTETFSPPSKSAIFQARARLGAEPLAALFERVARPVGTDTTPGVWLAGRRLVAIDGMCLDVADTRANHEHFGRPGVDKGERAAFPQARVVALAECGTHAVFAAEIGTYPESEAALAERLLDRLVPGMVLTADRGFFSYALWRKAIAAGADLLWRIRTDKAGPKPIHVEDLPDGSWLAHLRQSHTAAARREEPMLVRVIDYTIDDGRDNPTAYRLFTTMLDPDEVSATDLAAAYAQRWEIELTFDELKTHQRGPRTVLRSKSPDLVLQEIWGHLCCHYAIRSLMAEAATHAGHDPDRVSFVAALRITRQTLAHPGAFSP
- a CDS encoding class I SAM-dependent methyltransferase, producing the protein MSEWSSGGIYESYVGRWSRLVAAEFIGWLKQPPGQRWLDVGCGTGALTSTILGTADPAAVLGVDPSEGFVEYARQTVDDPRVAFEVRSAAELPDGPYDVVVAGLVLNFVPKRVEALRRMRDIGTTVAVYVWDYAGGMQLMRYFFDAMVEVRPQDREADEGRRFGFCTAEGLERLFGEAGFAEVRTREIVVPTVFESFDDYWQPFLGGQGVAPAYLRGLDVADQEALRDAVRERLPIGADGSIRLTARAWAAVG